The Echinimonas agarilytica genomic sequence TTTGGAGTGAAACTGAATGTCAGAACTTGATGCGTCTGCGGCCCGGCTACGTTGGGGATGTCGTCGCGGTATGCTTGAATTGGATGTTATTCTGGTGCCTTATTTCGACACTTGTTTTGCTGCATTAACGCCCGAGCAGAAAACCATATTTGAACGCTTTTTAGAAAGCGATGACCCCGATCTATTTGCTTGGTTGATGGGGCATGATGAATGTAAAGACAAAGACCTAGCATGGATGGTAGAGCAGATTGTCGCATACAATAAAAGCCTTCTTCGCTGAGTTTTCACCCTCTACGGCTAGTGTCAAGGTATTGTGGCTTGCTTCTGCAATCGGGAGTCTTTGTTGTATGGGTAGCGTTTACTACGGAGCGTTGAGTCAGCGGATTGTGGCGATTGCGGTAGTCATCGTACTCGGCTTACTCTTGTACAAGCTGCAACGAAAACTCCAAACGTATTCAGGGCGGCTTGATATTCAGGACGGTACCGATGTGCGCCTTAGTGTTGCCAATGCTAACATTCAAGGCGTGCTCCAAAGTCCAATTTTCTTAAGTTCTTTAGGATGCGGTTTTCGTATTCTAGAAGGCAACCAAACGCAGTATTGGTGTTTTATTGCTCGGGACAGTGTCAGCGAGCTCGCCTTTAGCGAACTCACTGCCCTACTTCAAACCCAACGTGCCGTTATAGCGAAGGCGGCGTTGGATTAACCGGGCCAGGCACCAATATGGTGGGCTGACTGTTTTCAGCTTTGTCTGGGTAATCTAAGTTGTAATGTAAGCCACGACTTTCTTTGCGCTGCATTGCACAACGTACGATTAATTCAGCCACTTGCACTAGATTTCTCAACTCTAATACATTGTTACCGACTCTGAAATTTGAATAGTAATCATGCATTTCTTGTTGTAACAATTGAATGCGTCGTAAAGCGCGTTCGAGTCGCTTGTCTGTTCTGACGATACCAACGTAATCCCACATAAATAGGCGCAATTCATGCCAGTTGTGCTGGATCACGACCTCCTCATCTGAACATTCAACTTGGCTCTCGTCCCACGGTGGAATGTCAATTAAATCGCAAGGACGACTCAAGTGCTTCACAATGTTTTGTGCTGCGGCTTCAGCAAATACAACGCATTCAAGCAGTGAGTTGCTGGCCATTCGGTTGGCACCATGTAGGCCGGTATAGCTCACTTCTCCAATAGCATACAAAGATTCAACATCGGTTTTGCCGCGCATATCTACAACTACGCCGCCGCAGGTGTAGTGTGCGGCAGGAACCACTGGAATGGGTTGTTCTGTGATATCAATACCCAGCGAGAGCAGCTTTTTGTGAATCGTAGGGAAGTGGCTGCGTACAAAGTCGGCAGGCTTGTGTGAAATGTCTAAATACACACAATCGGCCCCTAAACGTTTCATTTCATAATCAATTGCACGGGCAACGATGTCACGTGGGGCTAACTCCAACCGCTCATCAAAGCGATGCATAAAACGCTCGCCATTTGGCAGTGTTAAATGAGCGCCTTCGCCTCGCAATGCTTCGGTGAGCAAAAAGTTTCGAGCTTCAGGGTGATACAAGCAGGTGGGGTGAAATTGGTTAAATTCCATATTCGCCACACGGCACCCAGCTCTCCATGCCATTGCAATACCGTCGCCGGATGCAACATCTGGATTACTGGTGTATTGATAAACTTTAGACGAGCCACCCGTCGCTAACATAACGAATCGAGCGCGCAGGGTTTCGACTTTTTCCAGGTTGCGGTTCCAGATATATGCGCCGTGTACTTTGTTATCTGAAAGGCCGAGTTTATTTCCGGTGATGAGGTCTACTGCATTAAAACGTTCGAGCAATTCAATGTTTGGATTGTTGCGAACTGCGTCAACGAGTGTAGTTTGAACCGCTTTTCCGGTTGCATCTGCAGCATGAAGAATGCGGCGGTGGCTGTGGCCTCCCTCGCGCGTTAAATGATACTTTTGTTCGCCGTTGCCATCTTCAAAGGTGTCAAATGGAACTCCTTTATCAATGAGCCATTGAATGCTCTGACGCGCATTAGATGCGGTATATCTGACAACGTCAGCGTCGCAAAGTCCAGCGCCGGCAATAAGGGTATCTTCGACATGAGAGTCAACTGTGTCGGTTTCGTCAAACACCGCCGCGATTCCGCCTTGTGCGTAGTATGTCGCACCCTCGGTGAGCGGGCCTTTACTTAAAACAATCACTTTGGCATCGTGGGCGAGCCGAAGTGCGGCAGTGAGACCGGCGGCTCCACTTCCGATAATGAGCACATCACAGGTATAATCAGCAGGTTGTTTCATGTGTTTTGTGGCGCGAAGAGCGTGTCCTTGTTATGTTAGCGGAACTTTGAGTAACGTTACATAGATCTCAATTTCAAATCATAATAATTTTTTTACAAAAATATCCGAACTTTTTCGAAAGGCTTGAGTCTACTCATGTAAGCCATTTAGCCGATGACTAAGTTGAAGTTTACGGATTATACAGGAGATTCGGCTCGAATGAGCGAACAAAGTCTCGACCAAAAATTGGTCGAACGGGTTCAGCAAGGCGATAAACGTGCATTTGATTTGTTGGTTACAAAATATCAACACAAGGTTCATAGTTTAATTGCTCGGTACATTAAGAATCCAAATGAAGTGCAGGATGTTGCGCAAGAAGCTTTTATCAAAGCCTATCGAGCACTCGGTTCATTTCGAGGTGAGAGCGCGTTCTACACTTGGTTGTATCGAATTGCAGTGAACAGCGCGAAGAATTACTTGGTGTCTCAAGGCCGACGCCCGCCAGCCGCTGATGTAGATGCTCAAGATGCTGAGTTCTATGAAGGTGGTGAAGTGTTGCATGAAGTTGCATCTCCTGAACGGGAAGCATTGTCTGATGAAATCAGAAAAGTTGTGTTCGACACAATTGATGGCTTACCCGAGGATTTGCGCACAGCAATCACGTTGCGCGAGCTAGAAGGCATGAGCTACGAAGAAATATCCGGCGTAATGGATTGCCCAGTAGGCACTGTTAGGTCCCGAATTTTTAGAGCACGTGAAACAATTGAGAAACGTTTAGAACCGTTACTCCAACGTTAATTGTGAATAAGATGACAGGCACATTGAAATGATGACTGATAAGTTAGAGCAGGTATCTGCATTAGCCGACGACCAATGGGATGACGACGCGATTGAAGCATTGTTGTCCGACCCTGAATTACAGAGTCGTTGGGCCACTCACCATCAAGTGAGTGATGCGATGCGCGGTGAAAATGTCACCTTAGCCGACAGCAGCTTTGCTGATCGTGTTTCTGCTGCGATTGCAGAAGAACCTACGGTTTTGGCGCCCAAGGCGACAAGCACCTCAAGCGTTAAAGTCCCGGGTAAAGTTGTTCGTATGTTCCGTCAGGCAGGGCAATATGCAATTGCTGCAACTGTAGCTGCGGTTGCAATTGTCGGTGTGCAACATAGTGGAGATGAGTCGCCAGAGCAGCGCCTTCCTGTACTGAATACTACGCCTGTGGCGGGCGTTACTGCTGCTCCTGTGAGCTTAAATGCGGCCGCGCCTCAAACGTCTTCTGCATCAAATCAAGCAGAAGCACGTGAAAGATTGATTGAACAACGACGTCGAATTAATGCATATTTCCAAGACCATGAGCTTCAACTGAGAATTCAGCAGCCAGACCTTCAAGGAAATGTTGCTAACCAACACGATGAAATTAAGGCACCAAATCAACAAGCCGAACATTAAGAACAAGTGGTTGCAGTGTGTCGTCGCTGCAACCGTTCTTCTCTTCTCGATTGGCAGTCCTGTGTATGCAGGTGACGCTAATATTGCTACGACTCCATCAGCCAAAGCTTGGCTGCTCCGTATGGGGCAAACATTTCAAGCTGCAAATTATTCATTGTCGCTGATCCGTGTTTATCAACAACACTTTGAACCTGTTGTGATTGAGCATGGTGTTATTGATGGTGAAGAAATTGTCCATGTGAATTACCTGAATGGTCCAGAACGTGAAATTCTGCATCGGGGTGGTTTAGTGACCTATTTCCAGCATGACGAGCCGCCATACTCCGTTTCCGGAGAGCGTTCAGTGGGTCCAATCCCACAAGCGTTTATTTCGGGTATTGAGGCGCTCGAAGAAAGCTACACATTTGTGTTAGGGGGCCGAAACAGAGTGATGGGCCGTGCTGCTCAGCTCATTCGTATTGAGCCTAAAGATGGTGACCGTTATAGCCTGTGGGTTTGGCTTGATGCCGATCTTGGCATGCTACTAAGAGCCGATAAAGTATCGCCTAGCGGTGAACCACTGGAACATGTTCAAATTGTGTCGACGCAATACTTTGAACAGCCAACCCCTATCATTGAAAAACTGGCACAAGTTGATATGCCCGCTGCAGTGCCGCTCCTTGAACCCGACTCAGCAAGCACACCTACACGGGTGAAGTGGACCGCTCGATACCTCCCTCGTGGATTTAAATTACTCGGCCGAGATCGTCATCGTCTGGGCATGACAGAAAACCTAGTTGATTATCAGTTGTACAGCGATGGGATTAGCTCAATTTCCATATACATTGGCGCAGCCATTGATGGTAAACCCGGTCAATCACTTGTCAGTCAAGGAGCCACCAATCTCATCACGATCGCCAAAGATGGTATGGAAGTCGCGGTCATTGGTACTTTGCCACCTGAAACAATAAAGCGCATTGCTGAAGGCGTTTACCCCGAAGCGCAAAGCAGCAATAAACTGGGTAAACAACCGTGATTGAAACAATCGCAACGGTCGTCGAAAGCCGCTCAGGCATGGTGGTGGTCGAAGCTGCGCGCAAATCCAGTTGTGATAGTTGTTCGGACAAGCAATGTGGCAATGGACAGGTCAATCGAGCACTTGAGACGCGATATCATAAATTGTCATTGCCCTATGATGATCAGCTACAAGTGGGGACTCAGGTCGTTGTTGCGATTCCAGAGCAAGGTTTACTCACCGCCGCAGGGCTAATGTTTGTGTTGCCAATGCTGTCGATGTTGCTATTGGCATTCGGTGCTCAATGGCTTTTTGTTGAGCGCTTAGGCTTGCATGAAATCACGGTCATTGCATGGGCCGCAGGCGGCGCTTGGCTGGGATATAAAATAGCTAGAATTTGGCATCAAAATCTTAATCAAAAAGAATGGTTAGAGCCTAGAATTAAGCGTGTTATCCCTGAAGTTGTGACCACAGAAATTAAATCAACTTTCTGAATACTTGCAAACATAGCCTCCGGCGCTGATTTTCAGTACAATCAGCGCCCTTAACGTTCCCATTAGCCAGATAGTTACAGACTCAATGAATCAATCGCACATTCGCAACTTTTCTATTATTGCCCACATTGATCACGGCAAATCGACTTTGTCTGACCGTTTGATTCAATATTGTGGAGGTCTTTCAGAGCGTGAAATGGCAGCACAAGTTCTCGACTCCATGGACTTGGAGCGCGAGCGCGGTATTACCATTAAAGCGCAAAGTGTGACGTTGAATTACACCGCAAACGACGGTGAAATATATCAACTCAACTTCATTGATACGCCAGGCCACGTCGACTTCTCCTATGAAGTATCTCGTTCATTGGCCGCGTGTGAAGGTGCATTGCTGGTGGTGGACGCAGGGCAGGGCGTTGAAGCACAAACGCTAGCGAACTGCTACACCGCAATGGAAATGGACTTGGAAGTTGTTCCAGTTCTGAACAAGATTGACTTACCACAGGCCGACCCAGAGCGTGTGGCTGAAGAAATTGAAGATATTGTGGGGATTGATGCGATTGATGCCGTGCGATGTTCAGCTAAAACCGGTATCGGTATTGAAGATGTACTTGAGCGAATTGTAAAAGAGATTCCATCTCCGACTGGCGGTGAAGATGATGCAACTCAAGCCCTGATTATTGATTCATGGTTCGATTCGTATTTAGGCGTTGTGTCACTTGTTCGAGTGAAACACGGTACCTTACGCAAGGGTGACAAGATCCGTGTGATGAGCACGGGCCAAGACTGGGGCGTTGACCGCATCGGTATTTTTACGCCAAAGCAAACAGATACCGATGGTTTATCAACCGGTGAAGTGGGCTGGGTTGTGTGCGGCATGAAAAACATTTTGGGCGCGCCAGTGGGTGATACTTTAACACTGACTCGTAAGCCTTCAGAAACAGCTCTGCCCGGCTTTCAGCGCGTTAAACCGCAAGTATATGCAGGCCTTTTCCCAATCAGCTCGGATGATTACGAAGGCTTTCGTGATGCCTTGGGCAAATTAAGCCTCAATGATTCTTCCTTGTTTTATGAGCCAGAAAGTTCCAGTGCGCTTGGTTTTGGTTTCCGTTGTGGGTTCTTAGGCTTGCTGCACATGGAAATCATTCAAGAGCGTCTTGAGCGTGAATATAACCTTGAACTGATTACCACAGCACCTACCGTAGTTTACGAAGTGGCGCTAAATAGTGGTGACATTGAGATGGTCGATAGCCCATCTAAACTGCCGCCTTTAAATAATATTGCCGAGATCCGCGAACCTATCGCTGACGTAAATATCCTCGTTCCGCAAGAACACTTAGGCAATGTGATTACCTTGTGTGTTGAGAAACGCGGTGTGCAGAAAAATATGGCATATCACGGCAAGCAAGTCGCATTGACGTACGAAATCCCAATGGCTGAAGTGGTGTTAGATTTCTTCGACCGACTCAAGTCAACAAGCCGTGGTTACGCGTCTTTAGATTATAATTTCAAATTCTTTAATGCAGCGCCAATGGTGCGTGTTGATATTTTGATTAACAGCGAACGAGTGGATGCTTTAGCGATTATTTGTCACCAAGACAACGCTCAGTCTCGTGGCCGTTTGGTGGTTGAGAAAATGAAAGATCTGATTCCTCGTCAAATGTTCGATATTGCAATTCAAGCCGCAATTGGCGGACATATCATTGCACGTACCACCGTGAAACAAATGCGTAAGAACGTGATTGCGAAATGTTACGGCGGTGATATTAGCCGTAAGAAAAAGCTACTTGCCAAGCAAAAAGAAGGTAAGAAGCGCATGAAGCAAGTTGGCAATGTTGAAGTACCACAAGAAGCATTCCTCGCTATTTTGAAAGTGGACAACTAAAAAGGATATTTGAATGGCCACCTATTTTTCGCAATTGCTGTTTGTACTCACGGTTATTACCGGTGTGGTGTGGGCAATGGAGCGCTTCGTATGGAGCAAAAAACGCTCCGAGACGGTCGAAAAAGCTGAGTCGCAAACCCATGCAGGCTTGCCTCTCAATGTTAAAGAAGACATGGAAGAGCAACCCGGCTGGATTGAAACTTCAGTGTCAATATTTCCAGTGTTGGCCTTTGTATTGATTCTTCGTTCGTTTTTATACGAACCGTTTCAAATCCCTTCAGGCTCAATGATGCCGACACTGTTAGTGGGCGACTTCATTCTGGTTGAAAAGTATGCGTATGGATTAAGGGATCCATTGGTTCGCAGTAAACTGGTTGAAACAGGCAGTCCTGAGCGTGGCGATATTGTGGTGTTCAAATATCCAGAAGCGCCGAATGTGGATTACATTAAGCGTGTAGTGGGTCTTCCCGGTGATTCTGTGATTTATCGCGATAAGCGTCTGTACATTCGTCCTGCGTGTGACAATAGTGCCGATTGTGGCAGTTACAAAGCAGTTGATATGGAATTGATGGGGCAGAGCGAATTTTTGCAAGGGCCATTCCCCTTGGTCAAAGCCAATGAGCAGCTAGGCGAAGCAAGGCATGAAATATTGATGAACCCTGCTTATCCAGACCGCATCAACGATTATTACAAGCAAGCTGGAACTCAGCTTGACGAGTGGAAAGTTCCAGCCGATTCTTATTTTATGATTGGTGATAACCGTGATAATTCTCGCGATAGCCGATTTTGGGGATTTGTACCTGAGCATTATTTGGTGGGCAAAGCGGTTTTCATTTGGATGAGCTTTGAGTTTGAGCGTGAAGAATCATCCATGTTGCCTGCTTGGATTCCTACCGGGGTTCGTTTTGAACGACTCGGGAGTATCCAGTAATGGCATTGAGTGCCAATTTACTAATGCCGCTACAAAAGCGTTTGGGGCACCAGTTTTCTGAACTAAGCTTGCTCAAGCAAGCGTTGACTCACCGTAGTGCCGATAGCCAACACAATGAGCGCCTCGAATATCTTGGAGATGCTGTGTTAGGAATGGTCATTGCAGAAGCGCTGTATCAAAAATTTCCAGATCATGCCGAAGGCGATTTAAGCCGAATGCGCTCTACGCTCGTACGAGGTAAAACTCTGGCAGAAATTGGCCGAGAATTTGACTTAGGCTCGGTGGTCCGTTTGGGCCCCGGAGAAATGAAAAGCGGGGGCCACCGCCGAGAATCTATTCTAGCCGATGCGGTTGAGGCCATTATTGGTGCCGTGTTCTTAGATGCCGGAATCGAAGCCGCAAAAAAAATGCTTTTAAACTGGTATTCAGAACGGTTAACAACGATCAGCCCGATTGCACTGAAAGATGCCAAGACGCGCCTTCAAGAGTACCTTCAAGGCCGCCAACTAAATTTACCCGACTACGCTGTGACTGACACGCGGGGTCAGGCACACAATCAAACATTTACCGTAAGCTGTCAGGTGCAAGGAATGGCATCAGTTGTGGCCAAAGGAACAAGCCGACGAAAAGCAGAGCAAGCCGCAGCAGAAATGGTTATCAACGCACTTAATGCCGAAGGGGCAAAAATATGACACACCAACGCGCAGGTATGGTTGCAATTGTTGGGCGCCCCAATGTTGGCAAATCAACATTACTGAACAATGTACTGGGTCAAAAAGTCAGTATTACCTCCAAAAAACCGCAAACCACCCGCCACCGTATTATGGGGATCTTCACTGAAGCAGAAAAGCAGGTCGTGTTTGTCGACACACCAGGCCTTCATATTGAAGAAAAGCGTGCCATTAACCGTTTGATGAACCGCGCCGCATCGTCGGGTCTAGCGGATGTGGAAATGGTTGTGTTTGTGAGTGATGGCGATCAGTGGACTGAAGATGATGATATGGTCGTACAGAAGTTACGTGCGCTACCCAAACGCGTCAAAGTAATTGCTGTGATTAACAAAGTTGATTTGATTAAAGACAAAGCGACAATGCTGCCAGTATTACAGCGTTTATCAGACCAAATGTCGTTTGCCCAAATCATGCCTATTTCTGCAGAAAAAGGCACCAATATCGATACCTTGATGGCGTATGTGTTAGACAACCTTCCTGAGTGCGAACATTTCTTCCCAGAAGACTACATCACTGACCGTTCTTCACGCTTTATGGCCGCAGAAATTGTGCGTGAAAAGTTGATGCGTTTTACAGGGGATGAACTGCCCTACAGCGTGACTGTAGAAATCGAGCGTTTTGTAGTGAACGAAAAAGGCATCGCTGAAATTAATGCATTGGTATTGGTTGAACGCGAAGGCCAAAAACGCATGGTGATTGGCAAAGGCGGCGAGAAGCTCAAAGTCATTGGCCGCGACGCGCGTTTGGACATGGAGCGTTTGTTCGATCAAAAAGTGTTTTTACAAATTTGGGTCAAGGTCAAAAGTGGTTGGGCCGACGATGAGCGAGCATTACGCAGCTTAGGTTACGGCGAAGACTAAATGTTGAGGGCGCAGTTGCAGCCGGTTTACCTGCTCAACCGGCGTCCTTACCGAGAAGACTCAGCATTAATTGATGTGCTGAGTCGAGATTATGGCTTGGTGAGGCTTGTTGCGAGAGGCTTACGTCGCAAGAAAAACCCCCTAAGTGCAATTCTGCAGCCGTTTACACCCATTATCATGAGCTGGCAGAGCAAAACAGACTTGGGCACAATGCATCAGGCAGAAGCAAGCCAATGTGGGTTTGAACTGTCGGGTGATCATTTATATGCCGGTTTTTATCTGAATGAGTTAGTCAGCCGGTTGCTCGATAACTCAGAACCTGCTCCTGAGCTTTTTATTCACTACGGTGCGAGCATTTCGGCTCTTTCTCTTTTAGACACTCAATTCGAAGTGATATTACGCCGGTTTGAACATGAACTGCTAAATTATCTTGGGTATGGTTTGCCAAACATGGAGTTTGATAACCACGTATATTTTGCGTGGGACGGCGCTCACGGCTTAGTTGAAACTCAACAGGCTGGCTTTATTCAAGGCTGGCATTTGAATCATATTGAAGCGGGTGAATACGGCAACGAAGCGGTTCTTCGAGCCGCAAAACATTTGTCTCGACAACGTTTTGCTCCATTGCTTGGAGACAAACCACTTAAAAGTCGGGATGTATGGTTACAGATGAAACGAGGTAATTCGTGAAAGAAATTCTCTTAGGCGTGAACATTGATCACGTAGCAACATTGCGTCAGGCAAGACAGGTCGCTTATCCCGATACGGTCCATGCTGCGAGCCTTGCGGAGCAAGCGGGAGCCGATGGCATCACCATTCATTTACGCGAAGATCGTCGACATATTCAAGACCGAGATGTTGAAATTTTAGCGCAAACGCTAAATACGCGGATGAATTTAGAGATGGCTGCCACTGATGAAATGGTCGCAATTGCAACTCGTATTAAGCCTGAGTTTGTGTGTTTAGTCCCAGAAAAACGCGCAGAGCTTACAACCGAAGGCGGGCTGGATGTTTTAGGTCATCAAAGCCGTATGCAGGACGTGGTAGGAATGCTTGCTGAGGCAGGTATTAAAACTTCATTATTTATCGATGCAGAAGAAGCTCAGATTGAAGCTGCCAAAGCTGTGGGAGCTCCTTATATTGAATTGCATACCGGGGCTTATGCCGATGTAGTGGGTGACGCGGCTATTGCTCAAGAGCTCAACAAAATTACTCATGGCGCAAAGTTTGCCGATGATCTTGGCTTGTGCGTCAATGCTGGGCATGGGTTGCATTATCACAACGTTGTGCCTATTGCTGCTATCCCACAAATCGAAGAGCTCAATATTGGGCATTCTATTATTGCCCGCGCTATCTACTCAGGTTTGCCAGAGGCAGTGGAAACAATGAAGCGACTCATTGTTGAAGCGCGAGTGCGCTCGGCGATTAAATAGTTTCATATTGCACTAGGAGCGCGACGGTTGGCTATTATTGGTTTAGGGAATGATCTGGTTGAAATTTCACGTATCGAAGCGGTGGTGACTGGCAATCACTGCAAGCGCTTCGTAAAGCGAGTGTTAACCGATTCTGAACAAGAAATATTTAACCAGCATTCAAACCCCGAACGCTTTCTTGCTAAACGATGGGCGGCTAAAGAAGCTGCTGCTAAAGCATTGGGCACAGGCGTTGCTGGAGGGGTTAGCTTCCAGGATTTCAATGTTCACAACAAAGATTCCGGTCAACCTGTCCTCACCTTATCTGGAATTGCTAAGCAGCTCGCAGATAAAGCCGGAGTTAGGCATTGCTGGTTAAGCTTATCTGACGAAAAAGATCATGCACTCGCCACGGTTGTTTTAGAATCTTGAAGCCCGTTTGGCGGGTTGGAGATCAGTTGCTCAAGCAAATCATCCAACTCAAAATATTCAGGTTCAGCTTCACTTACAGCACTGCTGTTTTTCAATTCTGTTTCGAGCTGCTCTGCGGCTTGCTTAAGGCGCGGCACCCCTGCATAGCAACACGCTCCGTGCAGACGATGTACTTGAGCTTTTAATTCATCTAGATTTTTAGTGAGCCATGCCTGATTAATAGCGCGTTGGGAGTCGGGTAACGAGGCAATTAGCAGCGACAACATTTCTTTGGCAAGCTCAGTGCGCCCGCCAGCTTGAATCAACGCTTGAGGCCAATCTACAAGCGGATGATTGATAAATGTTAAGGCATCAGCTGATTGGTTTTGTGCTTGATGCCAGTGGTTTAGAATGTTGTCGAGCAGTGATTCTTCGATGGGCTTGGTGAGGTAATCATCCATACCGCTAGAAAGCAACGACGCCTTTTCTTCGGGCAATGCGTGTGCAGTCACAGCCACAACAGGAGTGGAGCGGTTAAACGTGTCTTGTCGGATGCGCTGTGTCGCGGTCACACCATCCGTGTTGGGCATTTGAATATCCATGAATATGATATCAAAGCTTTCTTTTTGGGCCATCAATACGGCCTGATCACCACTGGTGGCCATGGCCACTTGACTCACTTTTTCTTTGAGCAGAGTCACAATGAGTTTTAAGTTGGCCGGATTATCATCCACCGCCAGCACTTTCATTGGTTTTCTCACCGATGCAATCGTGTTTTCTAAGACGGCAACATCATGCATCGCAGTTGTTTGCGAAAATGTATGCTTCAATGCTGCAATGAGGCGCGGGCTCACCACTGGTTTGAGTAAATAATTGACATGCATATCTCGGTAATGGGTTAAATTTTCGAGATTATGGTTGCCTGAATAAGCCGTCATAAGAATGGCTCGACGAGTGATTTGCGATAAACGATTGAGTTCATGTTCGAGCTGCTGTTGATCGAAGTGGTCAATCGACATCAACACGTAGTCATATTGAATACTTTTAGAAACCAGTGACAGCCACTGATCGCTGCTGCGACATGGTGTCACGTTCATCAACCAGTCATGCAACGGCTTTTCAATACTTTCAATAGCTCGCGCTTGAGGTTCAAACAACAACACAGACTTACCAATCATTTCTTCTGGGTGGCGGTTGTCAGTTAGTGCAATTGGGCTGATTCGAGTTGTAAAGGTACACCAGAAATAGGAGCCTTTGCCCACGGCGCTTTCTAAGCCAATGTCTCCCCCCATTTCTTGCAATAGGCGCTTGGTAATGACAAGGCCTAACCCAGTGCCGCCAAAGCGACGTGAGATACTCGCGTCGGCTTGTGCAAAGGCTTGGAATAGCGCTTGTTGTTGCTCTTCAGAAATACCCACACCGGTATCTCTCACGCCGATTTTTATGGAAGATTGATCGCCATGAATTTGTTCAAGTTGAACCTCTATTTCAATAGAGCCGGCGTTAGTAAATTTAATCGCATTACCCACCAGGTTGGTCATGACCTGCTTAATCCGCAAGGAATCTCCCAGTAAATCATCGGGAACTTCATTTTCAATGACTACCGCCAAATCGAGCGATTTTTGATAGGCCGCGGGTGCGAGCATTTGCATTGTTTCGTCAATGGCATCACGCAGAATAAACGGCACTTGTTCTAGCGTCAGTTTGCCAGCTTCGAGTTTGGACAAATCGAGGATGTCATTGATGATACCCAGTAGGTTTTGTGCAGATGTTTCAATGGTCAACACTTGATCGCGTTGCGGCCCGCCAAGTTGAGTTTTTAACAGTTGCCGCGAAAAGCCTAAAACGCCGTTTAGCGGTGTTCTTAGTTCATGGCTCATATTGGCCAAAAATTCTGTTTTCACACGAGCGGCTTCTTGCGCGCGACGCTTGGCAAGATCCAATTCAACGTTTTGAATCTCGAT encodes the following:
- the lepB gene encoding signal peptidase I; the protein is MATYFSQLLFVLTVITGVVWAMERFVWSKKRSETVEKAESQTHAGLPLNVKEDMEEQPGWIETSVSIFPVLAFVLILRSFLYEPFQIPSGSMMPTLLVGDFILVEKYAYGLRDPLVRSKLVETGSPERGDIVVFKYPEAPNVDYIKRVVGLPGDSVIYRDKRLYIRPACDNSADCGSYKAVDMELMGQSEFLQGPFPLVKANEQLGEARHEILMNPAYPDRINDYYKQAGTQLDEWKVPADSYFMIGDNRDNSRDSRFWGFVPEHYLVGKAVFIWMSFEFEREESSMLPAWIPTGVRFERLGSIQ
- the rnc gene encoding ribonuclease III — protein: MALSANLLMPLQKRLGHQFSELSLLKQALTHRSADSQHNERLEYLGDAVLGMVIAEALYQKFPDHAEGDLSRMRSTLVRGKTLAEIGREFDLGSVVRLGPGEMKSGGHRRESILADAVEAIIGAVFLDAGIEAAKKMLLNWYSERLTTISPIALKDAKTRLQEYLQGRQLNLPDYAVTDTRGQAHNQTFTVSCQVQGMASVVAKGTSRRKAEQAAAEMVINALNAEGAKI
- the era gene encoding GTPase Era; this translates as MTHQRAGMVAIVGRPNVGKSTLLNNVLGQKVSITSKKPQTTRHRIMGIFTEAEKQVVFVDTPGLHIEEKRAINRLMNRAASSGLADVEMVVFVSDGDQWTEDDDMVVQKLRALPKRVKVIAVINKVDLIKDKATMLPVLQRLSDQMSFAQIMPISAEKGTNIDTLMAYVLDNLPECEHFFPEDYITDRSSRFMAAEIVREKLMRFTGDELPYSVTVEIERFVVNEKGIAEINALVLVEREGQKRMVIGKGGEKLKVIGRDARLDMERLFDQKVFLQIWVKVKSGWADDERALRSLGYGED
- the recO gene encoding DNA repair protein RecO, coding for MLRAQLQPVYLLNRRPYREDSALIDVLSRDYGLVRLVARGLRRKKNPLSAILQPFTPIIMSWQSKTDLGTMHQAEASQCGFELSGDHLYAGFYLNELVSRLLDNSEPAPELFIHYGASISALSLLDTQFEVILRRFEHELLNYLGYGLPNMEFDNHVYFAWDGAHGLVETQQAGFIQGWHLNHIEAGEYGNEAVLRAAKHLSRQRFAPLLGDKPLKSRDVWLQMKRGNS
- the pdxJ gene encoding pyridoxine 5'-phosphate synthase, which codes for MKEILLGVNIDHVATLRQARQVAYPDTVHAASLAEQAGADGITIHLREDRRHIQDRDVEILAQTLNTRMNLEMAATDEMVAIATRIKPEFVCLVPEKRAELTTEGGLDVLGHQSRMQDVVGMLAEAGIKTSLFIDAEEAQIEAAKAVGAPYIELHTGAYADVVGDAAIAQELNKITHGAKFADDLGLCVNAGHGLHYHNVVPIAAIPQIEELNIGHSIIARAIYSGLPEAVETMKRLIVEARVRSAIK
- the acpS gene encoding holo-ACP synthase; amino-acid sequence: MAIIGLGNDLVEISRIEAVVTGNHCKRFVKRVLTDSEQEIFNQHSNPERFLAKRWAAKEAAAKALGTGVAGGVSFQDFNVHNKDSGQPVLTLSGIAKQLADKAGVRHCWLSLSDEKDHALATVVLES
- the barA gene encoding two-component sensor histidine kinase BarA, yielding MTKYGLRTWMILLTLTPTILVGLLLGSYFTVSRFQQIDDQIIDQGINLIEPLAIAAEHGLVTDSREHLMRLIGVTHRKHSPAIRSITVFDANHDIFVGSNFHRQFDTLRLTKGSTIPTQTSVNKIDGFIVLRAPILPDVARGNGKQQQPVGYIVIQLDRSSALLEQHRTAFYTFLIILAGTAICVLFTMRLVGKVTQPIVDMVQVIDKIRKGKLETRLAGNHIGELEDLKNGINAMAVSLTESQSELQHNIEQATGDLRETLEQIEIQNVELDLAKRRAQEAARVKTEFLANMSHELRTPLNGVLGFSRQLLKTQLGGPQRDQVLTIETSAQNLLGIINDILDLSKLEAGKLTLEQVPFILRDAIDETMQMLAPAAYQKSLDLAVVIENEVPDDLLGDSLRIKQVMTNLVGNAIKFTNAGSIEIEVQLEQIHGDQSSIKIGVRDTGVGISEEQQQALFQAFAQADASISRRFGGTGLGLVITKRLLQEMGGDIGLESAVGKGSYFWCTFTTRISPIALTDNRHPEEMIGKSVLLFEPQARAIESIEKPLHDWLMNVTPCRSSDQWLSLVSKSIQYDYVLMSIDHFDQQQLEHELNRLSQITRRAILMTAYSGNHNLENLTHYRDMHVNYLLKPVVSPRLIAALKHTFSQTTAMHDVAVLENTIASVRKPMKVLAVDDNPANLKLIVTLLKEKVSQVAMATSGDQAVLMAQKESFDIIFMDIQMPNTDGVTATQRIRQDTFNRSTPVVAVTAHALPEEKASLLSSGMDDYLTKPIEESLLDNILNHWHQAQNQSADALTFINHPLVDWPQALIQAGGRTELAKEMLSLLIASLPDSQRAINQAWLTKNLDELKAQVHRLHGACCYAGVPRLKQAAEQLETELKNSSAVSEAEPEYFELDDLLEQLISNPPNGLQDSKTTVASA